From Slackia heliotrinireducens DSM 20476:
CAGGCTCACGGGGATGCCCGTACTGTAGAAGAGGCGGTCCGGCATGGCCACGATGCCTTCAACCAGGCCTGCATCCACGATCTTCTGCCTGATAGCACCCTCGTTGTTCGTTTGCGAAGAAAGCGAGCCGTTCGCGAGCACCATGCCCATGCGCCCGTCGTCGGCCAGGTGGTGGATCATATGCTGCATCCAGGCGAAGTTGGCGTTGCCTGCAGGAGGCGTGCCGAAGTCCCAGCGCGGGTCCTCCTTCAGCTGCTCGCCGCCCCAGTCGCTCATGTTGAACGGCGGGTTCGCCAGCACGAAGTCGAAGCGCTCGTTCTTGTGGATGTCGTTGAAGAAAGTGTCGGCGTTGAAGGTGCCCAGGTCCGCGTCGATGCCCCGGATGGCGAGGTTCATCATCGCCATCTTCCATGTGGTCGGGTTGGATTCCTGGCCGTACACGGACAGGTCGTCGATCCTGCCCTGGTGGTTCTTCACGAACTGGGCCGACTGCACGAACATGCCGCCGGACCCGCAGCACGGGTCGTATACGCGGCCGCGGTACGGCTCGATGATCTCGACCAGCGTGCGCACGACGCAGGCGGGCGTGTAGAACTCTCCCGCGTTCTTGCCCTCGGCCTCGGCGAACTTGGAGAGGCAGTACTCGTAGGTGCGGCCCAGGATGTCGCGGGTGTCGCCCTTCTCGGCCATCTGCACGTTGGTGAACAGGTCCACGACCTCGCCGAGCCTGCGCTTGTCAAGCTCCTGTCGCGCGAAGTTCTTGGGCAGGATGTTCTTGAGCTTGTCGTTCTCCGCCTCGATGAGGCGCATGGCGTTGTCGATTGCCTTGCCGATCTCGGGCGTGTGGGCGGCGCCGGCGATCACGCCCCACCTGGCCTCTGGGGGCACGAAGAAGATGTTCTTGTAGGTGTACTCGTCGCGGTCCTCCTCGAAGCCCTCGCCCTCGTCGACCAGCTCCTGGTAGCGCTGCTCGAACTTGTCTGAGATGTACTTGAGGAAGATCAGCCCCAGCACGACGTTCTTGTACTCGGACGCGTCCATGTTGCCGCGCAGCTTGTCGGCGGCAGACCATATCTGCTGCTCGAAGCCGATCTCCGCGGTGTTGTCTGCCTTCTTGCGTGCCACTTCTTCTCCTTATGCTTAGATCTTGGTGTCTGCCCAGAGCTCGCACTGAGCCATGACGGTGGTCATGGCCTCATCGGCGCCCTCGGGCGGATACTTGTACTTCCTCAGAAGCCGCTTGATGGCGCGGCGCATGCCGGCGCGCGCCGACTCCTTGCGCTGCCAGTCGATGGTGGCGTTCGTGCGCATCGCCTCGGTCAGCTCCCGCGTGATGGCGACGAGCTGGTCGTTGTCGTAGAAGTCCTTCACGGCCCGCGGCTTGGTTATCGCGTCGTAGAAGGCCATCTCCTCGTCGGATAGCCCCAGCTTCTCGGCGTCGGTGCGGTCCTTCATCATCTCCTTGGCCATGTTCACGAGCTCTTCGATGACCTGCGCGTTGGTGAGCATGCCGTTCAGGTAGGCGTTGAGCGTGCCCTGCAGCATGTCGCTGAACTTCTCCGCCTTCACCACGCTCGTGCGCTGATAGGCGCGCACGCGCTCCTTGATGAGGCGTTTGAGGCTCTCGACGGCGATGTTCTTCTGCTTCATGTTGGCGAGCTCCTGCAAGAACGCCTCGTCGAAGAGTGATATCTCCACGCTGTCCTTCTCGAACAGGTCGATGACGCCGTCGGCCTGCACTGTCTGCTCGAGAATGGCGGTCACGCGCTTGTTGAACTCGGCGTAGGTCATGCCGCCTCCGCCGGAGCCCTGCCGGCCCGTCAGCCGCAGCACCTGCACGCGCAGGACGGAGAGGTAGGCCGCCTCGTGCTGGTCCTCCTCGGATACCAGGCTCTTGCATAGGCTGAGCGCCTGGTTCATCAGCTGGCACTGCTTGATGAAGTCCTCGCGGTCCTCCTCGCGCGAGGGCTCCAGCAGCCAGTCGGTGCCCTCTGCGATGGCGGACGCGAGCTGCGCCTTACTGTCGGTGAAGATGGCCTTGCGGTAGTCGAAGCCGTACATGAGGTCGCGGCACACGTCCAGCTTCTCCAGGAACTTCGGGTAGGCGGTGGCCGCTACGTCCATGTCGCCGTAGTTGGACTGGTCGCGGTTGGTGTAGTCCTTCATCGCCTGCTTGAGGGCGCGGGCTATGCCGATGTAGTCCACGACCAGGCCGCCCTCCTTGCCCTTGCACACTCGGTTAACGCGGGCGATGGCCTGCATGAGGTTGTGGCCCCTCATAGGCTTGAACACGTACATGGTGGCGAGGCTCGGCACGTCGAAGCCGGTGAGCCACATGTCCACGACGATGGCGATCTTGAGCGGGTCGCAGTCGTCCTTGAACCGGCGCTCCATCTCCTTCTTGTGCGTCTTGCCGCCGCAGACGTCGAACCACTCCTCGGGGTCCTGGTTGCCCATCGTCATCACGACGCCGAGCTTGTCTTTCCACTCGGGACGCAGCTCCATCATGCGGTAGTAGATCTTCATGGCCACGGGCCTGCTGTACGCGACTATGAGGGCCTTTCCCGCCAGGATGTCGGCGCGGTTGTTCTCGTAGTGGTCTATGATGTCGCGGCAGAGCGCGTCGATGGTCTCGGGCGCGCCGAATATTGCGTCGAGTCCTCCCGTGTCGCGTTTGGCCTTCTCCACGCTGACCGCGTTGGCCTCGGATGCGAACTCGGCGTAGGCGGCGTCGAGTTGCGCGAGCTTGGCCTCGTCCAGCTTCAGCGCCACCACGCGGCTCTCGTAGTAGACGGGGCGGGTCGCGTTGTCCTCAACCGCCTGGGTCATGTCGTACACGTCGATGTAGTCGCCGAAGATCTCGCGGGTGTTCTTGTCCTCGGTCGATATCGGGGTGCCGGTGAAGCCGATGTAGCTCGCGTTCGGTAGCGCCTTGCGCACGACGCGGGCGGCGCCGACTCGCACGTTGCCCTCTGCGTCCATGCGCTCGGTGAGCCCGTACTGCCCTCGGTGCGCCTCGTCAACCATCACCACCACGTTGCTGCGGTCGCACAAAGGCTCCTCGCCGTCCATGAACTTCTGCATCGTCGTGAAGACGATGCCGTTCGCCTCGCGCCCGACGAGCAGCCGCTTCAGGCTGGTGCTGTCGTTCGCTCCGTCCCGGCTCGTCGCCTGCACGGCCGTCTGGCGAAGGAACGGCGCGCAGCGGCAGAACTGCCCGTAGAGCTGATCGTCCAGGTCGTTTCGGTCGGTGATGACCACGATGGTGGGGCTCTCCAGCCGCTCCTGCAGCAGGTGGGCGAAGAAGACCATCGAGAGCGATTTGCCCGAGCCCTGCGTGTGCCAGAACACGCCGATCTTGCCGTCGCCCGCCACCGCCTCCACGGCCCGGTCGGCCGCCTTCGTCACGCCGAAATACTGGTGGTAGCCCGCGAGGATCTTGACGACCCTGGACGAGTCGTCGTTGAAGCATACGAAGTTCCTGACGATGTCGAGCAGCCGCGCCTTCGGCATCATGCCGTCGAGCATCGTCCTCCATGTGGCCCCCTTCGTGCCGGAGTAGTCGCCGTCCACGCTCTTCCAGGAGACGTAGCGGTCCTCGTCGGCGGTGATGGTTCCCACGCGCGTCTCGCTCATGTCGCTCATCACGCAGAACACGTTCGGCACGAACATGCTGGGAATCTGTTTCATGTACTGCCGCAGCTGCAGGTAGGCATCCGACGCGTCGGTCTCCTCGCGGGACGGGCTCTTGAGCTCGAAGACGACGAGCGGCATGCCGTTCACGAACACGACGACGTCGGGGCGCTTCTGCGAGTACTCCACGAAGGTCCACTGGTTGACCACGTGGAAGGAGTTGTTCTCGGGGTCATCGAAGTCCAGCAGGTAGACGATGTCGTCCCGCTCCTCCTTTCCGTCGTAGAAGTGCACCTCAACGCCCGACTGCAGGTAGTCGTTGAACACCTCGTTCTTCTGGTAGAGCCCGCCGGCCTCGATGTTCGAGATCTTGAGGACCGCCTGCTCGATGGCGGCTGTGGGAAGGCCCGGGTTGATGCGCCTTAGACTGTCCGGCAGGACGGCCGGCAGGAAAACGTCGCGGTAGTCGGGGGTGGTGCGCGGCACGTCGGGGCCGTGCAGGAACTCGTAGCCGTGCTCGTCCCGAAGGTGCTCGATGATGACCTGCTCGAAGAAGTCCTCGTTCATCGGCATCGTGGCGGCAGAGTAGCGGAAGGAGGCTTTGTCGTCAAACATTCCTGGCACCTACTTCCGAATGCTGCGGGCGCTGAGCTTCTCGATCATGCTCTGCTTGACGAAGGACGTGAAGGTGAGCCCCGAAAGCGAAGCCGCCTCCTTCGCCGAGTCGCGCAGGCTCCTCGGGATGCGGATCGTCACGGGAACGAGCTCCGAATCCACGAGGTAGGCCTGAATCTCGGATGAGTTCGCTCCGGATTCGACAAGCTCAGAGTATTTCATGGTCCGTCCTAACAACATGTTAACGAGAGCAATACACAACAGGACCCATTCTAACAGAGTGCAGGGGACGAGCTGTTCGATAAACGGAACAGCTCATGATACGGGTGTTGCTGGTCAACCCCAATCAGCTCAGATCAGGCCCATGCGTCCCGCGCGCAGTTCCGCACGACGTGAAATGTCCAGTGGACATTTCACCAAAGCAGGACTGTTTGAGCACGGGGCGCATGGGGCTGATCTGGGCGCGAGACAAGAGGCAGAGCGTAAACCATGAAGCATGCATCCGACGAAACTGCTTTCGAGCCCCAGGCCGGCGACATCTCGACCTAGAACCTCGTGTTGCGATGGAATAAAATCTTGCACGTCACCCAATCAGCTCATCGCTACGCAGGAGGCCGCCATGCCGCTGAACGATTACGAGATCGAGCACAACCAGACCGTACGCACACTGGCCCCGGAATGCACGTTGCTGCTTCGTTCCGACGGGTCGTTCCCCTTGGAGGCGCCCTGCCGCATCGCCTTGTTCGGCAACGGCGCGCGAAACACCTTGCGCGGCGGCACGGGATCGGGCGACGTCTATTCGCGCGAGATCACAGGGATCGAGCAAGGCCTGGCAGAAGCCGGATTCACCGTCACGACCAAGAAATGGCTCGACGACTACGACGCATTGTACGCAGCGGCGAAAGACGAGTGGCGCACCAACCTCAAGAAGGGCAAGCGGGGATTTGCCGCCATCATGAGCGCCATGGGAAGCGCCATGCCCGAACCCGACTACGACCTGCCCATCGATTATGATGGCTATGCGGCGGTTTACGTCGTTTCGCGCATTTCGGGCGAAGGGATGGACCGAACCGAGGCCCGCGGCGACATGCGCCTGTCAGAAACCGAGATCCGTGACATCCAAGCGCTGGACAAGAAGTTCGAGAAGTTCCTGCTCGTCCTGAACGTAAGCGGCGTCATCGACCTGTCCGAAATTCCCGACGTGCGCAACATCCTGCTGTTGTCCCAGATAGGAGCGCAATCGGGACTGGTTTTCGCCGACCTTTTGCTGGGCCGCTCCTACCCCAGCGGAAAGCTGTCCACCACCTGGTCGGCACTTGAGGACTACTGCCCCATCGGCGAGTTCGGCAACCAGGACGACACCCGTTATCTCGAAGGCGTCTACGTGGGTTACCGCTACTTCGACTCGGTTGGCGTGAAAGCCCTCTTCCCCTTCGGATTCGGACTTTCCTACACCGCCTTCGACATCCAGACGACCGACGTAACCGCAGATGGCACCACCGTGCAAGCACGCGCGCACATCACCAACATGGGCGGATTCCGCGGCAAGGAGGTTGTGCAGCTCTACGTATCGGTGCCGTCGGGCAAGCTGGACCAGCCTTACCAGGCGCTCGCCGCATTCGCGAAAACCCCCGAGCTGGCGCCGGGAGAATCCTGCGACGTGACGATGCGCTTCGCCATGGAGGACCTGGCGTCCTACGACGTTGATGACCAGGCCTACATCCTGGAACCGGGCAGCTACATCCTGCGCGTAGGTTCGTCGAGTGTCGACACACAGGCGGAAGCCGAGGTCGTGCTTGACCGACAGGTCACGGTGCGCCGGGCGAAGGCGGTCCTGGGCAGCTGCGGATTCAAGGACTGGGCGCCGTGCGTGCCGACCGACGCCTGCGAAGACCCCGCACCCCGAACGCTGCGCATCGATGCGGAGGCCTTCACCACCGTGGAAACCTCCCCGGCTCCGGCAGGCGACATCCCGACGATCGTCAAGCAAATGACCGACGAGGAGCTGTGCCTGGTCAACATCGGCAACATCTCCGGAGGCTTTTTAAGCGTCGTGGGCAACGCCAGCAACAAGGTGGCGGGCGCGGCAGGCGACTTCACAAGCGCGTTCGTCGATCGCGGGTTCCCGCTCACGGTCACCGCCGACGGTCCGGCGGGTCTGCGCATCAGCCGCGAATACGTCGTCGACAAGAAAGGCGTGGTGCAGCCCATCGGCAACGACAAGCTAACGATCATCGGCGACGCCCTACCGAAATCCATCGTAGCCTTGTCCGACCGGTTCGCCCGCAGACCCAAGCGCGGCGAGACCGTCCACGAGCAGTACTGCACCATGATTCCCATCGCCACCGCTGTGGCCCAGAGCTTCAACGTACAGGTTGCCGAAGCGCTCGGCGACATCGTCGGCAGCGAGATGGAACGCTTCGGGGTGGATCTGTGGCTGGCCCCGGCGCTGAACATCCACCGCAACATCCGCTGCGGCCGCAACTTCGAATACTACTCGGAAGACCCGCTGCTGTCGGGCAAAATGGCCGCTGCGGTAACACGCGGCGTTCAGGCGCATTCGGGATGCGGCGTCACCATCAAGCATTACGCCGCCAACAACCAGGAGACCAACCGCTACAAGAACAATTCGCTGGTGTCGGAACGCGCCATGCGCGACATCTATCTGAAGGGGTTCGGCATCTGCGTGCGCGAGGCTGCGCCGAAAGCGGCAATGACATCGTACAACCTGGTCAACGGCGTACGCACCGCAGAGCACAAGGGGTTGATCGAACGCATCCTGCGCGACGAGTTCGGCTTTAACGGCGTGGTCATGACCGACTGGATCGTACACCCCATGTTCAAGGGCGGCAAATACGCCGAGCCCCAATCGTGGAAGATAGCCAAGGCGGGCGGCAACGTGGTCATGCCCGGCAGCAAAGAGGACTACAAGGTCCTGGTCGAAGGCCTGAAAACGGGATTGGTGAGCCGTGAGCAGCTGGAAGCCAACGCCGCCGTCATGTACCGTCTGGCAAAGGAGCTCAACGAGACGCGCGACGCCTAAGGGCGCAGCTTGGCGGCCAGTTCCGCACCGGCCTTCAAGAGCGTATCGTTGTCAATGGAATAGCGCTTCACCACATCGTCGAACTCTTCGGACGAGACGCCCATGATTCCGGCAAGCGTCTCCAAAGCGCGCCTGTTCAGAAACGCGATGTTCGGGACCCGACCGTCTTTGATACACTTGTAATGGACCTCGTAGACGCCGCCGTTGTCGAAGGTCATCGCGTCTTGCACGGAGTCGCACACGTCCGGGGCCTCGATGTCCTGCATCTGGAGATACCAGTCGTAGAAGTCGGGCGTGACGGCGTATTGCAAATCCCGGCTGGCGGAGACGTCGAGCAGGAACTGACGCAGGCCCGGCGTCGAGTAATACAGGCCATGGGACGTCTGTCCCGTAAGGAAGTACACGACCACGGGACGCTGGTCCTCCCCCGCAAGCATGCGGCCGTGCTGCAGGCAAAGCTCGGCAATGCAAGACATGAACTCGTTTGCGATCATGTTCTTCTCGGGAAGGTAATGCTGCACGGTGGTGCGGGGTATGCCCGTGAGTTTTGCGAGCTCGGTATAGGTGCAAGCCACGTAGCCCGACTCGAGCATGATCTCGAATGCGGCTTTCCGAATGGCAGCTACGGTCTCTTCATTCCTTTTACGGGCCAAAGCCTGCGACTCCTTCCATCTCGTAAGAACGTTTCAAAGCTTAACATCTTATGAACCTTCGGGCTTGCGATTCGCCCCAAGTACAACAACTCCGCATTATCACAAAATAGGATAAAGGCATCTATTGCAGCATGATTGGAACCTTCTAAATAGACGGATATAACCCCTGTTCAAGCGTATTCGATCGCACGTAATCCCGCAGTGTTCTCTTTACCGAACGCGCCCGTTGGGACCGACTGTATAGTGAAGAAAGCGACCCCTAGGCACAACACAAGTTTTCCAACCATAAAGAAAGAGGCCCCGCGTGCAGGGCCCCTTCAGAATCATGCGCCGGATGCATTCCTACAGGAACAGCACCGCCACGTGGTAAACGACGAAGCTGATGCACAGGGCCAGGCAGAAGTAGAACAGCGCGATGATCGCCGTCCACTTCAGCGAGTGGGTCTCCGCACGGGTCGAACCCAACACCATGACGCAGGGCACGTTGAAGGTGCAGGCGAACATGAAGGCCAGAGCCTCGGCCGGCGACACCTGCCCCACCAGCATGTCAAGAGAGAAACCTGCGGCGGAGGCGCCGGACGCTGCGGACAGCATGTTGGGATCGGCGGATGCGAACAGGGCCGCCAGCACGCCCAGCATGGCCTCCTTGGCCAGAAGCGAGCTCAGAAACGCGATGAACAGACGCCAGCCCATGCCGAAGAACCTGGTGATAGGCTCAAGCGTGGAACCCGCGATGTAGAGGAAGCTGTCCTCGATGCTGCCGGTGCCCGAATAGGTGAGCAGCCAGAACACCGTGGTGATCACGAAGATGACCTTGAAGGCGCGCCAGGCCAGGCTCTTGTAGCGGCGCAGCGCCAGGATGAAGATGTGCTTGAACTTGGGACGGTGGTACGGAGGAAGCTCCATGACCAGACCGGCCCTCTCCTCCTCGGGAACCAGCCTGCGCCCGAACACCTTCGCCACCAGAAGCATGACCAGAACCACGCCCAAAGCCATGCCCAAAACCACCAGGATCATGCCGCCGAACCCGAAGAACGTGAAGGCCAGCACGGGGATGATGGACATGGTGGAGCCGCACGGCACCGCCCAGCACATGGCGATGCCCAACATGCGCTGGCCCCAGGAATCAACCACGCGCATACCGTGGACCGATGCGATGTTGCACCCGAAGCCGGACAGGAAGGGCATCATCACCTTGCCCGGAAGGCCCAGGCGCGCCATGGTGCCGTCGAACAGGTAGCTGATGCGGGCGACGATGCCTATCTCGTCAAGAATGCCGAACACGAAGGTTACGCCGAACACGAAACCCGCCATCGAGAACACGAAGAACAGGGCCGTCATCAGGGCGCTTGAGAGGTAGTTCGTGACGAACGCAGGCAGGCCGATGGCGGTCAGGGCTGAAGCGAGCGGACCGGACAGCATGACGGGAATCTGGCCCAGCATCATGAGCGGCGAACCAATGAGCATGGCACCCAGCAATGCGACCAGACACGTCAGCACGCCGGCGGGCTTTCCCCACCGCGGATGCATGAGGGCGGCATCCAGCCATTTCATGAAGGCAGGCGCCGCATCCCCTTCTTCCACCTGCACGTTCTCGAGCATCTGGTCAACCCATTTGAAGCGGGCGAAGGCGCAGGTCGTAGCGCCGTCTTCGGACTGCGTGGCCTGCTGGGCCGCCAGCCACACGTCGTCGAAACGCTCCTGCTTCGCAGACCTCGTGCCCGCAAGGCCCTCGTAGGCCGCCGTCCATTCAGGCGAGTAGTGGGCGTACAGGTTCCGCAGCGCCTGCGAGTCCACGCAGGTCTTGTTGGCGGCAGCCTTGTCAACAGCCTTCATGAACGCGTCGTAATAGCTCGAGTCGTTTGCCACGAAAGGCACCACAGGGATGCCCAGACGCTGTTCGAGCAGTCCCGCATTAATGCGTTTGCCCTGGTCTTTCGCCACATCCATCATGTTCAGCACCAGCACGGCCGGCACCTTGGTGCCCACGAAGTCGGCCAGCATGTACAGGCTTCGCGAAAGTTGGGAAGCATCCACCATCACGCATACCACATCGGCTTCGCCGCTTTCGATGTACGCCTGCGTGATCTGCTCCTCGTCGCTCATGGCCGAAAGGCTGTAGGCGCCCGGCAGGTCGCATACCGT
This genomic window contains:
- a CDS encoding type I restriction-modification system subunit M, with the translated sequence MARKKADNTAEIGFEQQIWSAADKLRGNMDASEYKNVVLGLIFLKYISDKFEQRYQELVDEGEGFEEDRDEYTYKNIFFVPPEARWGVIAGAAHTPEIGKAIDNAMRLIEAENDKLKNILPKNFARQELDKRRLGEVVDLFTNVQMAEKGDTRDILGRTYEYCLSKFAEAEGKNAGEFYTPACVVRTLVEIIEPYRGRVYDPCCGSGGMFVQSAQFVKNHQGRIDDLSVYGQESNPTTWKMAMMNLAIRGIDADLGTFNADTFFNDIHKNERFDFVLANPPFNMSDWGGEQLKEDPRWDFGTPPAGNANFAWMQHMIHHLADDGRMGMVLANGSLSSQTNNEGAIRQKIVDAGLVEGIVAMPDRLFYSTGIPVSLWIISKESNRQRRTLFVDAREMGTMVSRRLREFTDEDIAKVAETFDAFRKGELEDEKGFCAAVDIEDIAKQDYILTPGRYVGIKDEEDDGEPFEEKMERLTGELAKCFDESNRLQQQIRKNLEAIGYGF
- a CDS encoding type I restriction endonuclease subunit R, producing MFDDKASFRYSAATMPMNEDFFEQVIIEHLRDEHGYEFLHGPDVPRTTPDYRDVFLPAVLPDSLRRINPGLPTAAIEQAVLKISNIEAGGLYQKNEVFNDYLQSGVEVHFYDGKEERDDIVYLLDFDDPENNSFHVVNQWTFVEYSQKRPDVVVFVNGMPLVVFELKSPSREETDASDAYLQLRQYMKQIPSMFVPNVFCVMSDMSETRVGTITADEDRYVSWKSVDGDYSGTKGATWRTMLDGMMPKARLLDIVRNFVCFNDDSSRVVKILAGYHQYFGVTKAADRAVEAVAGDGKIGVFWHTQGSGKSLSMVFFAHLLQERLESPTIVVITDRNDLDDQLYGQFCRCAPFLRQTAVQATSRDGANDSTSLKRLLVGREANGIVFTTMQKFMDGEEPLCDRSNVVVMVDEAHRGQYGLTERMDAEGNVRVGAARVVRKALPNASYIGFTGTPISTEDKNTREIFGDYIDVYDMTQAVEDNATRPVYYESRVVALKLDEAKLAQLDAAYAEFASEANAVSVEKAKRDTGGLDAIFGAPETIDALCRDIIDHYENNRADILAGKALIVAYSRPVAMKIYYRMMELRPEWKDKLGVVMTMGNQDPEEWFDVCGGKTHKKEMERRFKDDCDPLKIAIVVDMWLTGFDVPSLATMYVFKPMRGHNLMQAIARVNRVCKGKEGGLVVDYIGIARALKQAMKDYTNRDQSNYGDMDVAATAYPKFLEKLDVCRDLMYGFDYRKAIFTDSKAQLASAIAEGTDWLLEPSREEDREDFIKQCQLMNQALSLCKSLVSEEDQHEAAYLSVLRVQVLRLTGRQGSGGGGMTYAEFNKRVTAILEQTVQADGVIDLFEKDSVEISLFDEAFLQELANMKQKNIAVESLKRLIKERVRAYQRTSVVKAEKFSDMLQGTLNAYLNGMLTNAQVIEELVNMAKEMMKDRTDAEKLGLSDEEMAFYDAITKPRAVKDFYDNDQLVAITRELTEAMRTNATIDWQRKESARAGMRRAIKRLLRKYKYPPEGADEAMTTVMAQCELWADTKI
- a CDS encoding glycoside hydrolase family 3 protein codes for the protein MPLNDYEIEHNQTVRTLAPECTLLLRSDGSFPLEAPCRIALFGNGARNTLRGGTGSGDVYSREITGIEQGLAEAGFTVTTKKWLDDYDALYAAAKDEWRTNLKKGKRGFAAIMSAMGSAMPEPDYDLPIDYDGYAAVYVVSRISGEGMDRTEARGDMRLSETEIRDIQALDKKFEKFLLVLNVSGVIDLSEIPDVRNILLLSQIGAQSGLVFADLLLGRSYPSGKLSTTWSALEDYCPIGEFGNQDDTRYLEGVYVGYRYFDSVGVKALFPFGFGLSYTAFDIQTTDVTADGTTVQARAHITNMGGFRGKEVVQLYVSVPSGKLDQPYQALAAFAKTPELAPGESCDVTMRFAMEDLASYDVDDQAYILEPGSYILRVGSSSVDTQAEAEVVLDRQVTVRRAKAVLGSCGFKDWAPCVPTDACEDPAPRTLRIDAEAFTTVETSPAPAGDIPTIVKQMTDEELCLVNIGNISGGFLSVVGNASNKVAGAAGDFTSAFVDRGFPLTVTADGPAGLRISREYVVDKKGVVQPIGNDKLTIIGDALPKSIVALSDRFARRPKRGETVHEQYCTMIPIATAVAQSFNVQVAEALGDIVGSEMERFGVDLWLAPALNIHRNIRCGRNFEYYSEDPLLSGKMAAAVTRGVQAHSGCGVTIKHYAANNQETNRYKNNSLVSERAMRDIYLKGFGICVREAAPKAAMTSYNLVNGVRTAEHKGLIERILRDEFGFNGVVMTDWIVHPMFKGGKYAEPQSWKIAKAGGNVVMPGSKEDYKVLVEGLKTGLVSREQLEANAAVMYRLAKELNETRDA
- a CDS encoding TetR/AcrR family transcriptional regulator — encoded protein: MARKRNEETVAAIRKAAFEIMLESGYVACTYTELAKLTGIPRTTVQHYLPEKNMIANEFMSCIAELCLQHGRMLAGEDQRPVVVYFLTGQTSHGLYYSTPGLRQFLLDVSASRDLQYAVTPDFYDWYLQMQDIEAPDVCDSVQDAMTFDNGGVYEVHYKCIKDGRVPNIAFLNRRALETLAGIMGVSSEEFDDVVKRYSIDNDTLLKAGAELAAKLRP
- the feoB gene encoding ferrous iron transport protein B, whose product is MEATLSLALLGQPNSGKSTLFNGLTGSHQKVGNWPGKTVEKKLGTCTRSGTTYTVCDLPGAYSLSAMSDEEQITQAYIESGEADVVCVMVDASQLSRSLYMLADFVGTKVPAVLVLNMMDVAKDQGKRINAGLLEQRLGIPVVPFVANDSSYYDAFMKAVDKAAANKTCVDSQALRNLYAHYSPEWTAAYEGLAGTRSAKQERFDDVWLAAQQATQSEDGATTCAFARFKWVDQMLENVQVEEGDAAPAFMKWLDAALMHPRWGKPAGVLTCLVALLGAMLIGSPLMMLGQIPVMLSGPLASALTAIGLPAFVTNYLSSALMTALFFVFSMAGFVFGVTFVFGILDEIGIVARISYLFDGTMARLGLPGKVMMPFLSGFGCNIASVHGMRVVDSWGQRMLGIAMCWAVPCGSTMSIIPVLAFTFFGFGGMILVVLGMALGVVLVMLLVAKVFGRRLVPEEERAGLVMELPPYHRPKFKHIFILALRRYKSLAWRAFKVIFVITTVFWLLTYSGTGSIEDSFLYIAGSTLEPITRFFGMGWRLFIAFLSSLLAKEAMLGVLAALFASADPNMLSAASGASAAGFSLDMLVGQVSPAEALAFMFACTFNVPCVMVLGSTRAETHSLKWTAIIALFYFCLALCISFVVYHVAVLFL